From a single Gimesia fumaroli genomic region:
- a CDS encoding sulfite exporter TauE/SafE family protein → MADDSNTSKEQETNPGSDNDTPSSIYLISYPKIVFLYPTLIMSIVAAIFMSIAGESAHIGGNREHMAEVMALIFLVVFGLNITVLAFDFPRTTSLTLFFLGVAIFMGIWMLLRFNPDIVPALTNFLKSLRPWANSQMYWMFSGILGLIFVGVGISVRFDYWEVKGNELLHHHGFLSDLERFSAPNLKIDKEISDIFEYILLRSGRLVLHPRNEPRAIVLDNVPFISKKEKQITRMLGALQVQVRPESH, encoded by the coding sequence ATGGCCGATGATTCCAACACAAGCAAAGAGCAGGAAACCAATCCAGGTTCTGATAATGATACGCCATCCAGTATCTATTTGATTTCGTATCCCAAAATTGTCTTTCTCTATCCAACATTGATCATGTCGATTGTGGCTGCGATCTTCATGTCGATTGCAGGAGAATCTGCCCACATTGGCGGTAACCGCGAGCACATGGCGGAAGTCATGGCTTTGATTTTCCTGGTCGTGTTTGGATTGAATATCACGGTGCTGGCGTTTGACTTCCCGCGCACCACATCACTGACACTGTTCTTTCTGGGTGTGGCGATCTTTATGGGGATCTGGATGCTACTGCGATTCAATCCTGACATTGTGCCTGCCCTGACTAATTTTTTGAAAAGTCTACGTCCCTGGGCTAATTCCCAAATGTATTGGATGTTCTCCGGCATCCTGGGATTGATTTTTGTCGGCGTGGGAATCAGTGTGCGTTTTGACTACTGGGAAGTCAAAGGCAATGAGTTGCTGCATCACCATGGTTTTTTAAGTGATCTGGAACGGTTTTCGGCACCGAATTTGAAAATTGATAAAGAGATCAGCGATATTTTTGAGTACATCCTGTTACGATCAGGTCGGCTGGTGCTGCATCCCCGCAATGAGCCTCGCGCGATAGTGCTGGACAATGTACCTTTCATTTCCAAGAAAGAAAAACAGATTACCCGCATGCTGGGAGCACTTCAGGTGCAGGTAAGACCAGAGAGTCATTAG
- the smpB gene encoding SsrA-binding protein SmpB: MGKKGKKKASKEDPNSRTVCQNRKARHNYEILDTLDCGIVLAGSEVKSIRANKISIEEGFARMQDGEVWLYNCDIALYPQANTMNHQSRRPRKLLMKKSEIKKFAEQSEKSSLTLIPLTVYFTRGLVKVKLGIAKGRKLHDKREKLKKDSARMDIQRAMRARNN, translated from the coding sequence ATGGGTAAAAAAGGAAAAAAGAAAGCGTCGAAGGAAGACCCAAATTCGCGCACTGTTTGCCAGAATCGTAAAGCGCGGCACAACTACGAGATTCTGGATACGCTGGACTGCGGCATTGTGCTGGCGGGCAGCGAAGTCAAAAGTATTCGCGCAAACAAGATTTCCATTGAAGAAGGTTTTGCGCGAATGCAGGATGGCGAAGTCTGGCTCTATAATTGTGATATTGCCCTGTATCCTCAGGCCAACACAATGAATCATCAGTCCCGACGTCCCCGCAAGTTGTTGATGAAAAAATCTGAGATCAAGAAATTTGCAGAACAAAGCGAAAAATCCAGTCTGACACTGATTCCGTTAACCGTCTATTTCACGCGCGGGTTAGTGAAAGTGAAACTGGGAATTGCCAAAGGTCGCAAGCTGCACGACAAACGTGAGAAGCTCAAAAAAGATTCCGCACGCATGGATATCCAGCGTGCGATGCGTGCTCGAAATAATTAA
- a CDS encoding PASTA domain-containing protein, with protein MKSKLVLQQRVLVLTCCTALMLLLMNNESQAQLEQRKPRPNPADAVLKVQQLPPALEQILKNWETHSKKIEKLEGNHVRLWYDDVFQMEKRSEGKFYYEQPDKGRIDITGMEIKKGAVSDKKNAEGKPYQLKPGENERWICDGARIFSINEDEKSYEVYPIPLGRRGENIMEGPLPFLFGMPAETAKKRYFLQLVANSPEQIVIAVKPRRRADAANYREAKVILNPKTYLPNAVLLVHPGGNQSTVYVFKNVVANKSRGIITKIWGNDPFKPDLDDYQLQGKVAAVAQGPNPPQVAFKVPSTIGRDYKAAQKILIQMGFKPEVHPGNPAQNPGERKYHVYRQKPQPGTAAKKGDTIHLLLYTDPNAAKN; from the coding sequence ATGAAATCGAAACTGGTTTTACAGCAAAGAGTGCTCGTTTTAACCTGCTGTACCGCATTGATGCTACTGCTGATGAACAACGAGTCACAGGCACAACTGGAACAACGGAAACCACGTCCCAATCCTGCAGATGCCGTCCTCAAGGTGCAACAGTTGCCTCCCGCGCTAGAACAGATTTTGAAGAATTGGGAAACCCATTCGAAAAAAATCGAAAAGCTGGAAGGCAACCATGTCCGGCTCTGGTATGACGATGTGTTTCAAATGGAAAAACGATCAGAAGGGAAGTTCTATTATGAACAGCCCGATAAAGGCCGCATCGATATCACCGGTATGGAAATCAAAAAAGGTGCGGTCAGTGACAAAAAGAATGCGGAAGGCAAGCCGTACCAGTTGAAGCCCGGTGAAAATGAACGCTGGATCTGTGATGGGGCGAGAATATTTTCCATCAATGAAGATGAAAAGTCTTATGAAGTTTACCCGATTCCTTTGGGCCGTCGCGGTGAGAACATCATGGAAGGCCCCCTCCCCTTCCTGTTTGGAATGCCGGCTGAGACCGCTAAAAAACGTTATTTTCTGCAGTTAGTGGCTAACTCTCCAGAACAGATCGTCATCGCCGTCAAGCCCCGTCGTCGTGCTGATGCGGCGAACTATAGAGAAGCAAAAGTGATATTAAATCCTAAGACCTATCTACCAAACGCAGTACTGCTGGTTCATCCTGGGGGAAACCAGTCTACCGTATATGTGTTTAAGAATGTGGTAGCCAATAAAAGCAGGGGAATCATCACCAAAATATGGGGCAATGATCCATTTAAACCCGACTTGGATGACTATCAACTGCAGGGGAAAGTCGCTGCGGTAGCGCAAGGGCCGAATCCCCCACAAGTGGCTTTCAAAGTACCTTCCACGATCGGCAGAGATTATAAGGCAGCGCAAAAAATATTAATTCAGATGGGTTTTAAACCAGAAGTCCATCCGGGGAATCCTGCACAAAATCCGGGAGAGCGCAAGTATCACGTCTATCGACAGAAGCCACAGCCCGGAACAGCAGCCAAAAAAGGTGACACCATTCATCTTCTGTTATATACAGATCCGAATGCAGCGAAAAATTAA
- the lptE gene encoding LPS assembly lipoprotein LptE, translated as MVNLLLLLLLSIDLTGCGYTVGNSYQQDVQTVYVPIFENNTFRRGFEYQLTEAVQQRIQSRTPFRLAKGIEADTRLSGRIKQINKSVLGTTQNNDPRNLNLQFVVEVTWEDMRSGQILSQQEVPITPDVVNLVSQASFAPEVGQSLATATKTATDSLANQIVQLMEAPW; from the coding sequence GTGGTAAATTTGTTACTGCTGTTACTGCTGTCGATAGACCTGACAGGCTGTGGTTACACGGTCGGTAATTCTTATCAACAGGATGTGCAGACCGTTTACGTCCCCATTTTTGAAAATAATACTTTTCGTCGTGGATTCGAATATCAGCTGACCGAAGCCGTCCAGCAGAGAATTCAGTCTCGAACTCCCTTTCGTCTGGCGAAAGGCATCGAAGCTGATACCCGACTCAGCGGCAGGATTAAGCAGATTAATAAAAGCGTCTTAGGAACAACACAAAATAACGACCCACGAAACCTGAACCTGCAATTTGTCGTTGAGGTAACCTGGGAAGACATGCGAAGCGGACAAATTCTGTCTCAGCAGGAGGTACCGATCACTCCGGATGTGGTCAATTTAGTCTCTCAGGCTTCGTTTGCACCGGAAGTCGGGCAATCTTTGGCCACAGCGACCAAAACCGCCACAGACAGTTTAGCAAACCAGATTGTCCAATTAATGGAAGCTCCCTGGTAA
- the bamD gene encoding outer membrane protein assembly factor BamD, with amino-acid sequence MSTYKLQNQCPSVTRSACLCLALVLCGLLPGCAMFGERSSDFAALKPPWSKKSVTDDPSIEGVHGPMQRVMQTALWNKKKNSTFIEPAVGAAEYKQANEKFQAKEYKAAEKEFKAIVKKYKNDPIKEDAQFMIAECQYAQKKYSWAQDSYDKLLIDFPSTRHLDQTTKRLFSIARYWLQEPSIVKGNDIQQVNLEEPGSETPEIPSDGKQRKSRWALVPNFFDRTRPVFDTENRALEALKSIWLHDPTGPLADDSLMLTASHYLKKGRYMDADRTFSLLREEYPKSPHLEDAFKLGTHVKLMSYQGPQYDATVLTDAGDLKETTMRLFPNAEQARLKEELKKIEKAKAKRDWETVQYWMRRGKPKSAAIYCNLLIENHPTSQFSNQARELLAELGEENTNHLWANYATPKKMVQQQPEPKRSFVPGLPGFGKADEPTPAKRRPAPPARQELEPPARLKLDGFGEPIRKIPLEEESEPARIKL; translated from the coding sequence ATGTCCACTTATAAATTACAAAATCAATGTCCCTCTGTGACTCGCAGCGCGTGCCTTTGCCTGGCTCTGGTGCTCTGCGGATTGCTGCCGGGCTGCGCGATGTTTGGCGAACGCTCTTCAGATTTCGCAGCATTGAAGCCTCCCTGGTCAAAAAAGAGCGTGACCGATGATCCTTCGATTGAAGGTGTTCACGGACCGATGCAGCGCGTCATGCAGACGGCACTCTGGAATAAGAAAAAGAACTCTACGTTTATTGAGCCAGCGGTAGGTGCAGCGGAATATAAGCAGGCCAATGAAAAATTCCAGGCGAAAGAATATAAAGCGGCTGAGAAGGAATTCAAAGCCATCGTCAAGAAATACAAAAATGATCCGATCAAAGAAGACGCTCAGTTTATGATCGCGGAATGTCAGTATGCACAGAAAAAATATTCCTGGGCTCAAGACAGCTACGATAAACTGCTGATTGATTTTCCCTCGACCCGGCATCTGGACCAGACAACCAAACGATTGTTTTCAATCGCCCGTTACTGGTTGCAGGAACCGTCGATTGTGAAAGGCAATGACATTCAACAGGTCAACCTGGAAGAACCTGGATCAGAAACACCGGAAATTCCCAGTGATGGTAAACAACGCAAATCGCGCTGGGCACTGGTTCCTAACTTTTTCGATCGTACGCGTCCTGTATTCGATACTGAGAACCGGGCACTGGAAGCACTCAAATCGATCTGGCTCCATGACCCGACTGGGCCTTTGGCAGATGATTCATTGATGCTGACTGCCAGCCACTATCTGAAAAAAGGGCGGTACATGGATGCCGACCGTACTTTCAGTCTACTGCGAGAAGAATATCCCAAAAGCCCTCATCTGGAAGACGCATTCAAGCTGGGCACACACGTGAAACTGATGTCCTATCAGGGACCCCAGTATGATGCGACCGTGCTGACGGATGCGGGAGACCTGAAAGAAACTACGATGCGTCTCTTCCCGAATGCAGAACAGGCACGACTCAAGGAAGAGCTGAAAAAAATTGAAAAGGCTAAAGCCAAGCGAGACTGGGAAACCGTTCAATATTGGATGCGTCGCGGTAAACCAAAATCAGCAGCCATTTATTGTAACCTGCTAATTGAAAATCACCCCACTTCTCAATTCTCCAATCAGGCGCGAGAATTACTGGCAGAACTGGGGGAAGAGAATACCAACCATCTTTGGGCAAATTATGCGACGCCGAAAAAGATGGTACAGCAGCAACCGGAGCCGAAACGATCATTCGTTCCAGGACTACCCGGGTTTGGAAAAGCGGATGAACCAACCCCGGCAAAAAGAAGACCAGCACCACCGGCGAGGCAGGAGCTGGAACCACCGGCTCGTTTGAAACTGGATGGATTTGGGGAGCCGATTCGTAAAATTCCGCTGGAAGAAGAATCGGAACCAGCAAGAATTAAACTATAA
- the recO gene encoding DNA repair protein RecO: protein MSNEKTEGIIIRLADFSESSKVITWFTRDFGKTASLAKGAKRLKSAFEAAIDLLATCRIVFIRKSSGGLDILTEAQLVNRFRPYPGSLSNLYVGYYIAELLDALTEEYDPHPELFDAAYAVLLELQEHDDFQKALIKFELTMLNEIGQLPQFEYCAGCSQELGQSESYLYDANNGGLYCQHCEQQRHGNVRVSRGTMTVLQKLLDEHTQLSQRLNLSLQQQREIRQLLTTTMSHILGRRPKMAPYLQL, encoded by the coding sequence ATGTCCAATGAGAAAACGGAAGGCATTATTATCCGACTGGCTGATTTCAGCGAGTCCAGCAAAGTCATTACCTGGTTTACCCGGGATTTTGGTAAGACTGCGAGTTTGGCGAAAGGTGCGAAACGGCTGAAAAGTGCCTTCGAGGCTGCTATTGACTTGTTGGCCACTTGTCGGATAGTCTTCATCCGAAAATCTTCCGGCGGGCTCGATATTTTGACCGAAGCCCAACTCGTGAATCGTTTTCGCCCTTATCCTGGAAGTCTTTCCAACCTGTATGTGGGCTACTACATTGCCGAATTACTGGATGCTCTGACCGAGGAATACGATCCTCATCCCGAGTTATTCGATGCGGCGTATGCAGTATTGCTTGAACTACAGGAACATGATGATTTTCAGAAAGCGTTGATAAAATTTGAGTTAACCATGTTAAATGAGATCGGCCAACTTCCTCAGTTCGAGTACTGTGCTGGATGCAGTCAGGAATTAGGGCAGTCGGAATCTTATCTCTATGACGCCAATAACGGTGGATTGTATTGCCAGCATTGTGAACAACAGCGACACGGAAATGTGCGCGTCTCACGAGGCACAATGACGGTACTGCAAAAACTGTTAGACGAACATACACAACTATCCCAGCGATTGAACTTATCCCTTCAACAACAACGAGAGATTCGACAACTGCTGACCACAACCATGTCTCATATCCTGGGGCGCCGTCCCAAAATGGCACCCTACCTGCAACTATAA
- a CDS encoding alpha/beta hydrolase, with the protein MDYTQRLKWIENGFNADSPKLPPSLLKERMTGNRGASEALINLPLKHISLFRPEHYEPGYAYPLVIWLHPDSGSEQALHEIMPQISTRNYLGLSFRAPAIKPQAPSKGYYWPDSHLFVKQFAEQIQETVQELSKVLHIHEQRIYLAGTGSGCSVATKLLLQKPDFFAGAALFKGCFGKSDFQNVPNANLKNKRILLDHSLENASADAISATWVARMWQSTGGQIQSVNSLKAELSQETEQLAALNRWIMEGISTARLV; encoded by the coding sequence ATGGATTATACGCAGCGTCTTAAATGGATTGAAAATGGATTCAATGCCGACAGCCCGAAATTGCCTCCCTCTCTCCTGAAAGAGAGAATGACAGGAAACAGGGGCGCGTCTGAGGCTTTGATCAACTTACCGCTGAAGCATATTTCCCTGTTTCGCCCGGAGCATTATGAACCGGGATATGCCTATCCTCTCGTCATCTGGCTGCATCCTGATAGCGGTTCCGAACAGGCGCTACATGAGATCATGCCACAGATCAGTACACGCAACTATCTTGGACTTTCATTCCGTGCCCCTGCGATCAAACCACAGGCCCCATCCAAAGGCTATTACTGGCCCGACAGCCATCTCTTCGTAAAACAGTTTGCCGAACAGATCCAAGAGACCGTACAGGAGCTGTCTAAAGTTCTCCATATTCATGAGCAGCGGATTTATCTGGCAGGAACAGGCAGCGGTTGCTCGGTCGCCACGAAACTGTTGTTGCAGAAGCCTGACTTTTTTGCTGGAGCCGCCCTGTTTAAGGGATGCTTCGGTAAATCCGACTTTCAGAACGTCCCGAACGCCAATTTGAAAAACAAACGCATTCTGCTGGACCATTCCCTCGAAAATGCGTCAGCCGATGCAATCTCTGCTACCTGGGTTGCACGAATGTGGCAAAGCACAGGAGGTCAGATTCAGTCAGTCAATTCATTAAAAGCCGAGCTGAGTCAGGAAACCGAACAACTAGCGGCTCTGAATCGCTGGATTATGGAAGGCATCTCAACAGCCCGCCTTGTCTGA
- a CDS encoding peptidoglycan recognition protein family protein: protein MKGIIMCCVAMLPAIEISGCTQQTSLPPVTINSPSPMPEYPPVAAKPVPPGAPLFTTPPTIAIEPQNPWKPEAEVRDWEYIVIHHTASSKGSVESIHELHSKKKDKSGNSWLGIGYHFVIGNGNGMPDGAIEPTFRWREQMHGAHAGNNKYNQQGIGVCLVGNFEEAPPTEAQLAAVKKLVGVLKAEYKITGENVQGHRDVKATACPGKYFPMSEVAAAVDLPVYGATSPQTTVRPAKLELAQE, encoded by the coding sequence ATGAAAGGCATCATAATGTGTTGTGTCGCGATGCTGCCGGCGATTGAGATTTCAGGATGTACCCAGCAGACATCTTTACCTCCTGTTACGATCAATTCGCCCAGTCCGATGCCTGAATATCCGCCTGTGGCTGCGAAGCCTGTTCCTCCGGGAGCACCCCTGTTTACGACTCCACCGACCATTGCCATTGAACCGCAAAACCCCTGGAAACCTGAAGCAGAAGTACGTGACTGGGAATATATCGTGATTCATCATACTGCCTCCTCTAAAGGGAGTGTGGAGAGTATTCACGAATTACATAGCAAGAAAAAAGATAAATCCGGAAACTCATGGCTTGGGATTGGTTATCACTTCGTCATTGGAAATGGGAACGGGATGCCTGATGGGGCGATCGAGCCCACATTCCGCTGGCGCGAACAGATGCATGGGGCACATGCAGGAAATAATAAATACAACCAACAAGGAATCGGCGTTTGCCTGGTGGGGAATTTTGAAGAAGCCCCTCCCACGGAAGCGCAACTGGCAGCCGTCAAAAAACTGGTTGGCGTGCTCAAAGCAGAATACAAAATTACTGGTGAGAATGTACAAGGGCATCGCGATGTCAAAGCGACCGCGTGCCCTGGAAAATATTTTCCGATGAGCGAAGTAGCTGCTGCTGTAGACCTGCCTGTATACGGGGCGACCTCCCCACAAACGACAGTGCGGCCCGCAAAACTCGAGCTGGCTCAAGAATAA
- a CDS encoding HvfC/BufC family peptide modification chaperone yields MNRQSRDLEQIQHWMQTVISWPGGVEAGISSEAAQSSIPLDPDALETVITCSSQLTSLERVGIYANAYYARLLECLSEEYPALVIAMGAQAFGVFCMEYLQAYPSTSYTLGELGARFPQFLREHKPAAEPGGNADWTDFLIELATLERVYSEVFDGPGIEQETLLTPETLNAIAPEDWPGLTLKMAPCFRLVEFQYPVHEFITDVRKGDTPAIPEQQTTCLAITRRNFIVRREVVTPAEYLLLTRLQEGCQVGEAIMDVAESGLIEPDKLGHQLHQWFKHWTASAFFIDLCQEGS; encoded by the coding sequence ATGAACCGTCAATCACGCGATCTGGAACAGATTCAGCATTGGATGCAAACGGTAATCAGCTGGCCTGGCGGCGTCGAAGCCGGTATCTCCTCGGAGGCAGCACAAAGCAGTATTCCGCTGGACCCCGATGCGTTGGAAACTGTGATTACTTGTTCCAGTCAACTGACAAGTCTGGAACGAGTCGGAATCTATGCCAACGCTTACTATGCACGTCTGCTTGAATGTTTGAGCGAGGAGTATCCCGCTTTGGTGATAGCGATGGGGGCACAGGCATTCGGTGTATTTTGCATGGAGTATCTGCAGGCATATCCTTCTACCAGTTATACCCTCGGAGAGTTGGGAGCCCGGTTTCCGCAGTTTTTAAGAGAGCACAAACCTGCCGCAGAGCCAGGAGGAAACGCCGACTGGACCGATTTTCTGATTGAACTGGCAACTCTGGAACGCGTTTACAGTGAAGTCTTTGATGGCCCAGGCATCGAACAGGAAACGCTGTTGACACCAGAGACCTTAAATGCCATCGCGCCGGAAGACTGGCCTGGGCTAACGCTCAAGATGGCCCCCTGTTTTCGGCTGGTCGAATTTCAATATCCCGTCCACGAATTCATTACTGATGTCAGAAAGGGAGATACGCCAGCGATTCCTGAGCAGCAAACAACTTGTCTGGCAATTACACGCCGCAACTTTATTGTACGTCGCGAGGTGGTAACTCCCGCGGAGTATCTCCTGCTAACCCGTCTACAGGAGGGATGCCAGGTAGGAGAAGCAATCATGGATGTTGCCGAATCAGGCCTGATCGAACCGGACAAGTTAGGCCACCAGCTCCATCAGTGGTTCAAGCACTGGACCGCATCCGCCTTTTTTATTGATCTTTGCCAGGAAGGCTCCTGA
- the bufB gene encoding MNIO family bufferin maturase yields MLKPRLGYENLGLGVGLRTVHFSHILEHQPEVDWFEIISENFMDSAGRPRNVLEQIAERYPIVMHGVSLSIGSTDPLNRDYLQKLKTLAESVKARWVSDHVCWTGVAGRNTHDLLPIPYNESTLAHIVKRIQTVQEILERPLVLENPSSYLEFQDSTMSESEFVCRMAEEADCGLLLDVNNVYVSSVNHEFDPVEYIEAIPAERIVQCHLAGHTNCGTHLIDTHNGRVIDPVWNLFQLMHQRTGGVSTLLEWDADIPPFPDVHQEVLKARNYMDAHLPSSEPVASEEVVADTSPTAIPHPASFITAEFE; encoded by the coding sequence ATGTTGAAACCACGTCTCGGGTATGAAAATCTGGGTTTGGGAGTGGGCCTGCGAACCGTACACTTCTCTCACATTCTGGAACACCAGCCTGAAGTGGACTGGTTTGAAATTATTTCAGAGAACTTCATGGATTCGGCCGGTCGGCCCCGGAATGTGCTGGAGCAAATTGCCGAACGCTATCCGATCGTGATGCATGGCGTTTCTCTGTCGATTGGCAGCACCGATCCGTTGAACCGCGACTACTTGCAGAAGTTGAAAACACTGGCTGAGTCGGTCAAGGCGCGCTGGGTTTCCGACCATGTCTGCTGGACTGGAGTGGCGGGACGCAATACACACGATCTGTTACCCATCCCTTATAATGAGAGTACACTGGCTCATATTGTCAAACGCATTCAGACTGTGCAGGAAATACTTGAGCGACCTCTCGTTCTGGAAAATCCGAGTAGCTATCTCGAATTCCAGGATTCCACAATGAGCGAATCTGAATTTGTCTGTCGCATGGCCGAAGAAGCCGACTGCGGTTTATTGTTGGATGTGAATAACGTGTATGTTTCCAGCGTGAATCATGAATTTGATCCTGTAGAATACATCGAAGCTATCCCCGCTGAACGTATTGTGCAATGTCATCTCGCGGGGCACACGAATTGTGGGACACACTTAATTGATACACATAACGGACGGGTAATCGATCCCGTATGGAACCTGTTTCAGTTAATGCACCAGCGTACTGGTGGTGTCTCGACACTGCTTGAGTGGGACGCGGATATCCCACCGTTTCCTGACGTGCATCAGGAAGTTCTGAAAGCACGAAACTATATGGATGCGCATCTGCCGTCTAGCGAACCAGTCGCTTCAGAAGAGGTGGTTGCTGATACTTCTCCCACAGCGATTCCTCATCCGGCCTCATTTATAACGGCTGAATTCGAATGA
- a CDS encoding DUF547 domain-containing protein: MSGLKSLSMSVVRALGIMLLSLPQSHRGEAAEVIGQHWPAGQQLSMSQIDHSSFDRLLKKYVDTEGMVNYGAWKASQTDRRALQNYLKLLSRANPRAVAPKQARLAFWINAYNAVTLEGIMQVYPTTSIRNHTAKVFGFNIWDDLPLNVGGKKYSLNQIEHEILRKMNEPRIHFAIVCASIGCPKLRNEAYTTDKVDAQLTANAIDFFQHNKHFQIKPTQTTVYLSSILDWFATDFGSTQSEQLRYIAKFAPEASRSFLKSPNVTVKYLDYNWGLNRQQ; encoded by the coding sequence ATGTCAGGATTGAAATCGCTCTCAATGTCAGTCGTGCGGGCACTTGGAATCATGTTGCTCAGTCTGCCTCAAAGTCATCGTGGAGAAGCTGCAGAAGTGATCGGGCAACACTGGCCTGCCGGCCAACAGCTCTCTATGTCACAGATCGATCACAGCAGCTTTGACCGGTTGTTAAAAAAGTACGTCGATACAGAAGGCATGGTTAATTATGGCGCGTGGAAAGCATCGCAAACAGATCGGCGTGCCTTGCAGAATTATCTAAAGCTGCTCAGTCGGGCAAACCCGCGTGCAGTAGCACCGAAACAGGCTCGCCTCGCTTTCTGGATCAATGCCTACAATGCCGTGACATTAGAAGGAATCATGCAGGTTTATCCCACAACCAGCATTCGCAACCATACGGCGAAAGTGTTCGGATTTAACATCTGGGATGATCTGCCCCTGAATGTCGGCGGAAAAAAGTACTCTTTAAACCAAATAGAACACGAAATTTTACGTAAGATGAATGAGCCCCGTATTCACTTTGCAATTGTCTGTGCTTCCATCGGCTGTCCAAAGCTGAGAAACGAAGCCTATACAACGGATAAAGTTGATGCACAATTAACTGCCAACGCCATCGATTTCTTTCAGCACAATAAACATTTTCAGATCAAGCCAACTCAAACAACCGTATATCTTAGTTCCATCCTGGACTGGTTCGCGACTGATTTCGGATCAACGCAATCAGAACAGCTTCGCTATATTGCTAAATTTGCCCCGGAAGCATCACGATCTTTTTTGAAAAGTCCGAATGTGACCGTGAAGTATCTCGATTACAACTGGGGGCTGAATCGTCAGCAATAA
- a CDS encoding DUF255 domain-containing protein, with protein sequence MRARHYLVFSLSLIFIQSLSSYVQGEEIHWRTNLKQAAQQARAENKAMLIQIGATWCGFCHKMEKETYKDPKVIKHVNSCFIPIRVDADQNAELVEAIGVAGLPTTAIITPQLKIVKKISGYVAAPEMEGHLNKICLATHEQEASPRSKEPIKKMSEKKVTTEFAFKGICLVSMLDEQELVEGAPEFSSEFKGRNICFASIEHKQKFDSNPDRYWPAFEGNCRVSQLDQNQSVEGDPHAGGVYREKLVFFSSAAERDRFSSNPSYYLLQK encoded by the coding sequence ATGCGTGCCAGACACTATCTTGTTTTCTCACTCAGTTTAATTTTCATACAGTCACTCTCCTCATATGTGCAGGGAGAAGAAATCCATTGGCGAACCAATCTAAAACAGGCAGCTCAACAGGCACGAGCTGAAAATAAGGCCATGTTGATTCAAATTGGCGCGACCTGGTGTGGGTTCTGCCACAAAATGGAAAAAGAGACTTACAAAGATCCAAAAGTAATCAAACACGTCAATTCCTGTTTCATTCCGATTCGTGTTGACGCTGATCAGAATGCCGAGCTCGTCGAAGCCATCGGCGTTGCCGGGTTACCTACCACTGCCATTATCACTCCTCAACTGAAGATCGTGAAAAAGATTTCAGGCTATGTTGCTGCTCCGGAAATGGAAGGGCATCTTAATAAAATTTGCCTGGCAACTCACGAACAGGAAGCATCCCCTCGTTCCAAAGAGCCTATCAAAAAGATGAGCGAAAAAAAGGTGACGACGGAATTTGCCTTCAAGGGAATTTGCCTGGTCAGCATGCTGGACGAGCAAGAGTTGGTTGAAGGGGCACCTGAATTTTCGTCTGAATTTAAAGGACGTAACATCTGTTTTGCTTCGATCGAGCACAAACAGAAATTCGATTCCAATCCGGATCGCTATTGGCCTGCCTTTGAAGGGAACTGCCGTGTATCCCAGCTGGATCAAAACCAATCAGTAGAAGGCGATCCACATGCAGGTGGCGTCTATCGGGAAAAACTGGTCTTCTTCTCTTCCGCCGCAGAACGGGATCGGTTTTCTTCCAACCCTTCCTACTATCTGCTACAGAAATAA